The DNA window AGCAAAGGCGAAAACATTGCAGTTGTGGTTTCGGCTAGAGGAAAAGCCACAGATGAATTAGAAGATATTTTGACCATTGCTGCCAAAAACGGCAATTACAAACCTCTGTTAGAAAGTTTCAAAAGCTATCAGCAAGACGGGTATACCGTTGATTTGTCTGAAGAATTTACTGTTTTAGACAAACTTTTCGAAGGTGTAAGTTTGATTGGCGATTATAGCGAAAAAATCAAAGATTTAGTATTGGCACAAGGCGAATTGCTTTCGGCAAAATTGATTACCGCTGTTTTGAACGAAAAAGGAATTAAATCCTGTTTTGCAGATACCAGAGAATTGATCAAAACCGATTCTCACTTTGGCGATGCGCAACCCTTGGAGCAAATTTCAAAGAAAAATATCGTCCATTTTTTCAAAGAAAATAACGATACAGTCAATATAATTACTGGTTTTATTGGTTCCAACGCTAGTGGTGACACAACGACTTTAGGACGAAACGGCAGTAATTACTCGGCTTCACTGATTGCTAATTATCTTGATGCCGAAGAATTGCAAAACTACACCCACGTCGACGGAATTTATACCGCCAACCCAGAATTAGTTCCCGATGCCAAAAAAATTGACCGTTTGTCGTTTAACGAAGCAAACGAAATTGCCAATTTTGGAGCTACCATTTTACACGCAAAAACCATAATCCCTTTATTGGAAAAAAATATTCCGTTGCGAATTCTGAATACTTTCAATCACGAAAATCAAGGGACTTTAATCACGTCAAAATCGAATGCAGCAGGAATTAAAACCCTTTCGGTTCTAGAAAATGTGGCTTTGGTCAACCTTGAAGGAAGAGGATTGTTGGGAAAAACAGGTGTCGATGCGCGTATTTTTAAAGTAATGGGTGACAATGACATTAGCGTAAGCATCATTTCGCAAGGTTCGTCAGAAAGAGGAATTGGGCTTGTGGTTAATTCCAATCAAGCGACCAAAGCGATGATCGAATTGGAGAAAGAATTCGAGAATGATTTCTATTCGAAAGACGTAAACAAAATCTCCATTACTGATGATGTTTCGGTGATTTCGATTATTGGTCAGGATTTGAGTACTTTCCATAAACCGTACACATCGTTGATAAAAAACAAGGTTGTACCTATTCTTTTCAACAATACGGTAACGGGTAAAAACGTGAGTTTGGTAGTGAAGAAATCGGAGTTGAACAAGGCGTTGAACGTGATTCACGGGGAGATTTTTGGAGTTTCTAAGAAAATTAATATTGCTATTTTCGGTCACGGATTGGTAGGTGGAACTTTGATTAATCAAATTTTAGAATCAGCTCCATCCATCGAAAAAAGGAAGGATATTAAGTTAAATGTTTTTGCAATTGCCAATTCTAAAAATCTGCTTTTGAACAAAAACGGCGTTTCTCCAAATTGGAAAAACGAAATTCAAACTAACGGTTTTTCGTATACGATCGATGATGTTATTGCTTTCGCCAATGAAAATAATATGGAGAATTTGATTGCCATAGACAACACGGCAAGCGCTACTTTTGTTGAGAATTACGTGAAATTGGCAGAAAATAGTTTCGATTTAATTTCTTCGAATAAAGTGGCAAATACATTGAGTTATAAATTTTACAAAGACTTGCGAAAAGTATTGGCAGAAAACCAGAAGAATTATTTGTACGAAACCAATGTTGGTGCAGGTTTACCATTGATTGACACCATCAAATTATTGCATCTTTCGGGTGAAAATATCACCAAAATCAAAGGTGTTTTCTCTGGAACATTGAGTTATTTGTTCAATAATTTCTCTGCCAAAGATGTTCCGTTTAGCGAAATTTTGAAGGAAGCCATCGACAACGGTTACACCGAACCCGATCCAAGAGAAGATTTATGCGGAAATGATGTGGGTAGAAAATTACTAATTTTGGCGAGAGAACTGGATTTGCAAAACGAATTCGAAGAAATTAGCATTCAAAACTTAATTCCAGAACATTTGCGTGAAGGAAGTGTTGCCGATTTCTTGAATAAATTGAAAGAATTCGACCCAATTTATACCAAAATAAAAGAAGACCAAGAACCGAATCATGTGTTGAGATACATTGGTGAATTGTCGGGCGATTTACAAAATGACAAAGGAAATCTAGAAGTAAAATTAGTTTCCGTACCTTCGGATACTGCTTTGGGCGGATTGAAAGGTTCTGATTCGTTCTTCGAAATTTACACCGAATCCTACGGAGACCGACCAATCGTAATTCAAGGCGCTGGTGCAGGATCGGCTGTGACAGCGAGAGGTGTTTTCGGAGATTTATTGAGATTGTCGGAAAAAGGTTAGGGATTTTAGATTGCAGATTTGCGATTTTAGAATTTAGTTTTTTGGAAGGATATTGGCAAATTAATAATAGATTTTTTATTTATGAATAGTTTTGAAGAAGTAAAGAAAGAGTTATATAAGTATGAAAATCTAGGAATAGAGAAATTTGAAAACGGTACAATCCTAATAGGGAAAGCTTTGCATATAGCACCATTGGCGTGGCTTAATAAAATATATCCTGTGTTAAATGAAGATGATATTTTATTAATTGAAAATGAATTAAAGACGGAAGTGCCACTAGATTATAAGAATTTTTTAATCAATTTTAGTAATGGTCTAAATATTTTTGTTGCAACATTCAGTTTATATGGTCTAAGAAAAGTTTTAGGGCGTTCAGTAGAAGCAAGTAGACAACCATTTTCTATTTTTACGCCTAACTCATTTGAAAGGCCAGAAAACTCGAAAGATCATTATTTTTTTATTGGAGGTTACAATTGGGATGGTTCAAATTTATACATTGACAAGCAAACTAATAAAGTTCATTATTGTGATAGATGGGATGCTACTTCATTATTTGAGTGGAATTCATTTGATGAAATGATAGTTTCTGAAGTAAAACGAATAACTAATTTGTTTGATGAAAAAGGAGTTGTTTTGGATGAAAACAAGTATACAACTCCAATTGAAATAAAATAATAAAGAGTATTCAGAAAAAAAGTAAAAAATCTGCGTTTGAAAATCCGTTTCATCCGTGTCCAAAAAATAAGACAATGAAAGTAACATTAAAGAGAGTAAACGAAAACTTCCACTTCGAATTAAAAAACGAACGTGGACATATAGTAAATGTAGATGCGCGTCCTGATTTTGGGGGTAATGATATGGGGCCAAGTCCAATGGAATTGGTTTTAATGGGCGTTGCAGGCTGCAGCGGAATCGATATGATTTCGATTTTGAAAAAACAACGTCAGGAAATCTCATCTTTCAAAGCAGATGTAGAAGGCGTGAGAGAGGAAGTTGGCGATGCAAAACCATTCAAAGATATTTTTGTGGTATTTTATTTAGAAGGAAATATCAAAGAAAATAAAGCATTGACCGCTGCGCAACTTTCTTTTGAAAAATATTGCTCAGTGGCCAAAACTGTAGAACCAACAGCAACAATTCATTATAAAGTAGTTTTAAATGGGGTGGAATTGGCAAAAATTTAATTTCAGCAACCATAAACTATAAACAACAAACAATAAACGTTACAATGAACGAACAAGATTTTGGTTTTGAAACCAATGCCATACGCAATCAATTAGAGCGCACTCAATATTTAGAACATTCCGTGCCTTTGTACTTAACTTCCAGTTTTGTATTCGAAGATGCCGAAGATATGCGTGCTTCCTTTGCCGACGAAAAAGATAGAAATATTTACAGCCGTTACAGCAATCCGAATACCAATGAGTTTGTGGATAAAGTGTGTCAAATGGAAGGTGCAGCAGCTGGATTTGCTTTTGCATCGGGAATGGCGGCAGTGTATTCCACCTTGGCGGCTTTATTGAATTCAGGTGATCATATCGTTTCGGCAGGCAGTGTATTTGGCGCAACACACTCTTTGTTTATCAATTATTTTCCAAAATGGGGAATCGAAACTACCTATTTTGATATCAATAAACCCGAAACTATTGAAAGTTATATCCAGCCAAATACCAAAATTCTTTTTGCCGAATCGCCTACCAATCCAGCGGTAGATATTATTGATTTGGAGTTGTTGGGTACAATTGCCAAAAAACACAATTTAATTTTGATCATCGACAACTGTTTTGCTACGCCTTATTTACAACAACCTATAAAATGGGGAGCCGATTTGGTTATCCATTCGGCGACCAAATTAATGGACGGTCAAGGTAGAGTTTTGGGTGGAATAACCGTTGGTGATGCCGAATTGATTCAAAAAATCTATTTGTTTTCACGCTTAACAGGTCCTGCTTTATCGCCTTTTAATGCTTGGGTATTGTCTAAAAGTTTAGAAACTTTATCTATTCGTTTAGACAGACATTGCGAAAATGCCTTAAAAGTAGCCGAGTTTTTAGAACAACATCCGAATGTAAGTTTGGTGAAATATCCGTTCCTGAAATCGCACCCTCAATATGAAATTGCCAAAAAGCAAATGAAATTGGGAGGCAATATTGTCGCTTTTGAAATCAAAGGAGGTCTTGAAGCGGGAAGAGCTTTTTTAGATAAAATAAAATTGTGTTCATTGTCACCCAATTTAGGAGATACCAGAACGATTGTGACACATCCAGCCTCAACCACCCACAGTAAATTATCTGTCGAAGAACGTTTGGCAGTAAGCATCACCGATGGTTTGGTGCGAGTTTCTGTAGGTTTGGAAACTGTAAAAGATGTTATTGCAGATTTGGAGCAGGCTTTGTCGTAAAAAATTATAATTATTGATTCATACAAATAGCCCACGGTTTTAATCGTGGGTTTTGTGTTTATTTAAAGTTGAGAAATTATCAATTCATCAAAATATAAATAGGTTTTTGAATGTAGAATTTTGTAAATTTGGTTTTTATCTTACATATTTATGAAGAATTTTCAAAAAATAACATCGCTTTTAATTTTACTCATTTTTGTTTCAAGTTGCGAAAAGAAACAAACAGAATTAGAATTTGAAAAAAGTGTTATGACTGAAATTTTTCCAAGTTTGGTTGATTCAATTTGTGTTGATTGTAGAATTTTATTTCTTCCGATGCCATTGGGAAAATCAATTTATGATAAAAATGATAATTACATCGGTCAAGACACTTCTAATATAAAGGCTGAGAGAGAAAAATGGGAAAAGGAATTAGTCAAAATTAAAAATGATACCTCAAAAATAATCATTGCTTTTGAAACCAAAATGAAATGGAGTCACTATAGTTTAAAAGATGATTTTGTTAAACATTTTAGCGGAATTAAAGTTGCATATTCAAAAATAAATCAAGATTTGGAGTATGATTTTGACTTCAAAGACATTAAATTAAACAATAAATTTAAGTTGAGAAATCTTTCAGAATTCCCGAAAGAAAGAGGGAAAATTTGGAATACTAAATACAATTTTGTTTTTTCAGGTGTTTTGGATTTCTCAAGGATACAATTTGACAAAGACAAAAAATTTGGAGTTTTAGACGCTGGATTTGGTTGTGGAAGCAAATTTGGTCAAGGTTCTAGAATTTACATAAAGAAAGTAAATAACAAATGGATTATTGATAAAATTGAAGGAACTTGGATTTCATAATAAATATCGTACATATAATATCGTAAATCAAACATCAAAAAATGCTCTCAAAAAAAACAAAATAAGGAATCAAAGCACTGACTTTTTTGGCAAGAAAGGAAGATTAATAGATTGTGAGGATTGTTAAAAAACAAAATAAATTACAATGCAAAGTCCAAATGAAATAAAATTATTTGAAGAAAAAAAAGTCCGCACTTTATGGAGTGAAGATAAGGAAGAATGGTATTTTTCGGTAATAGACATAATCGAATCCTTGACGGAAAGTAGTATTCCCAAAAGATATTGGTCAGATTTAAAAAAGAAACTTCTTAAGGAAGGTAGCCAGTTGTACGAGAAAATCGTACAACTGAAATTCAAGGCTTCTGATGGAAAAAGATATGCAACAGACTGTCTTGAAACTCAAGATGTTTTCCGGTTAATACAATCTATTCCTTCGCCCAAAGCAGAGCCTTTTAAGTTGTGGTTAGCACAAGTAGCCAACGAGCGATTAAACGAAATGCAAGATCCAGAGCTTACTATTGATAGAGCTTTGGAACAATATCTGAATCTTGGATACAGCGAAAATTGGATCAATCAGCGCTTGAAAAGTATTGAAATCCGCAAAGAGTTGACTGATGAGTGGAAAAGATTAGGATTGAAAGAGGGGCAACAATTTGCTAGTTTGACCGATATTATTACCAAAACTTGGTCTGGAAAAACAACCAAAGAATACAAAACATTAAAAGGGTTGAAAAAAGAAAATCTTCGGGACAATATGACCAACACCGAATTGATTTTGAATATGCTGGCGGAAGCTTCGACTAAAGATATATCCCAAGCCGTGAATCCGAAAAATTTTACTGAAAGCGCAACAGTAGCAAAACGAGGCGGAACTATTGCAGGAAATGCGCGTAAAGAATTAGAACAACAAACAGGTAAAAAAGTAGTTACTAACTTAAATGCAAAAACTTTTTTAGAGGATAAAAAGAAATTGTTGTAAATTTAACAACTATTCATAAACCTTATAAATGCTCTCCAAAAAAACAAAATACGGAATCAAAGCACTTACTTTCTTGGCTCGCCAGAAAGACAATACACCAGTGCAAATTGCTGAAATTGCCAAAGCGGAACACATTTCGCTAAAATTTTTAGAAAGTATTTTGTTGCTCCTGCGTCATTCCGGTTTTTTGGGTGCCAAAAAAGGCAAAGGCGGAGGTTACTATCTCATCAAAGAGCCCAAAGACATCAATATGGCCAAAGTGTATCGCATTCTCGAAGGACCAATTGCTTTGTTGCCTTGTGCCAGTCACAACTTCTACGAAAAATGCGACGATTGTACCGATGAATCCATTTGTGCTGTTCGCAAATTGATGATGGAAGTTCGCGACAATACCTTGATGATATTGGAAAACAACTCTCTTGCCGATATTGCATTTTAATCCTCATTTTTTTTGAATAAAGTTTTGTAGTTCAGTAAAAAGTATTATTTTTGCCAACTAATCTACTAAACCGATAGGGTAATAGATTTAAAAATTAAAAAAAAAGAAATGAGTGTATCGATAGTAAATACTTTATTAGAAAAAACAGCTAGTTTCTCTATGGAGGAAACCTTGGCTTTTTTGGCTAGTGAATATGAAGGAAAAGTAGTGTTTTCGACTTCTTTCGGACAGGAAGACCAAGTGATTACAGCTTTAATCGCCAAGAATGATTTGGCAATAAACATTTTTACATTAGACACAGGGCGTTTGTTTCAGGAAACCTACGATGTTTTTCATAAAACTCAGAAGAAGTACAAAAAAGACATAAAAGTGTATTTTCCAGAAGCAGCTGCAGTAGAAAAATTATTGGAAGAAAAAGGTCCAAACAGTTTCTACGATTCGGTCGAGAACCGAAAAGAATGTTGTTTTATTCGAAAAGTAGCTCCATTGACCAAAGCTTTGAAAGGAAATGCCATTTGGATTACAGGTTTAAGAGCCGAACAATCGGAGAATAGAAATAGTTTGGATTTGTTTGAATACGATGCACATTTTGATATTATCAAATTCAATCCATTATTGAAATGGACTCTAGAAGACGTTCAGAACTACATAGACGATAATAATGTACCACAAAATGCACTTCACAAACAAGGTTTTGTAAGCATTGGTTGCGCGCCTTGTACCAGAGCAATTTCTGAGGGCGAAGACATAAGAGCCGGAAGATGGTGGTGGGAATCCAGTCATAAAGAGTGCGGTTTGCACCAAAAATAATAGAATGTTAATATAAATACGGCCACGAATTTCACGGATTGAATGAACTTTGTTGAATTAGTAGTTAATAAAAATAATTCGTGAATGGGTGGCAAAATATCAAAATAAAATGAGTTCCATATTAAAAACAAATGCTTTAGAAAGCGAAGCGATTTACATATTTAGAGAAGTAATTTCTCAATTCGAAAAGCCAGTTTTGCTTTTTTCTGGAGGAAAAGACTCCATTACATTGGTGCGATTAGCGCAAAAAGCGTTCTTCCCAGCCAAGATTCCTTTTCCGTTGTTACACGTTGACACAGGTCATAATTTTCCTGAAACTATCGAATTTAGAGACAAATTAGTAGCGGAATTAGGATTAGAATTAATCGTTCGCAATGTTCAGGATTCTATCGACCAAGGAAAAGTGGTGGAAGAAACGGGGCGTTATTCGAGTCGTAATATGTTGCAAACAACTACTCTTTTAGATGCTATCGAAGAATTCAAATTCGATGCTTGTATTGGTGGAGCGCGACGCGACGAAGAAAAAGCAAGAGCAAAAGAACGTATATTCTCGGTTCGTGATGATTTTGGTCAATGGGACGAAAAAAATCAACGCCCTGAATTATTCGATTTATTGAACGGAAAAATAGAAATAGGGCAAAACGTTCGTGTTTTCCCAATTTCAAATTGGACAGAATTAGATGTTTGGAGTTATATAGAACAAGAGCAAATCGAAATTCCATCGATTTACTTTTCACACAAACGTAAAGTTTTTTTGAGGGACGGTTTAATTTGGTCACATTCTCCTTATGTGTATCAAGAAGAAGACGAACAAGTCGAAGAACGAATTGTTCGCTTCAGAACCGTTGGTGATATGAGTTGTACCGCGGCAGTCGAATCGTATGCAGCTACAATCGCCGAAGTGGTTGGGGAAATCAGAACATCAACCATATCCGAAAGAGGCGCCAGAATCGATGACAAACGTTCTGAGGCCGCAATGGAAAAAAGAAAACAACAAGGATACTTTTAAACGTTTTTGGTTTTTCGTTTATAGTTTAGAGCTATAAACCACAAACAATGAACTACAAACAATAAACAAAACAAGAATGGAAGTTTTAAAAATAGCAACAGCAGGAAGTGTAGATGACGGAAAGAGCACCTTAATCGGAAGATTATTATACGACACACAATCGTTGACGACGGATAAAATTGAAGCAATAGAAAGAAGCAGCAAACAAAAAGGATACGATTATCTCGATTTTTCTTTGGCTACTGATGGTTTGGTTGCCGAAAGAGAACAAGGAATTACGATTGATGTAGCACACATTTATTTTTCGACAGCCAAGAAAAGTTACATCATTGCCGATACACCAGGTCACGTTGAATATACCCGAAATATGGTTACGGGAGCTTCGACTTCGCAAGTTTCTATTATTTTGATTGATGCCCGAAAAGGCGTTATTGAGCAAACCTATCGTCACTTTTTCATCAATAATTTATTGAGAGTAAAAGATGTGATTGTGGCAGTAAACAAAATGGACTTGGTGGACTATTCCGAAGAAGTTTTCAACAAAATCAAAGCTGATTTTCAAGCCTTGAATGCGAAAAGTTCATACAAAGAACAAAATGTAAACTATATCCCTTTAAGTGCATTGACTGGAGATAATGTAGTCGAAACCTTGGGTAAAATGCCTTGGTACAAAGGGCAAACTATCCTACAACATTTAGAAGGATTAGAAGCGAAAGATATTTATGAAAAAGGTAAAGTACGTTTCCCGGTGCAAACGGTGATTCGTCCAAAAACTGAAGATTACCACGATTTTAGAGGATATGCTGGAAAAATATACGGCAATACTATCAAAGTAGGCGATGCCGTAACGGTGCTTCCTTCTTTGACAGAATCTAAAGTTTCGAAAATTCATTTTTTCGATCAACAATTTGACGAAGCCGTTGCAGGTTCTTCGATAGTTTTAGAATTAGAAAATGACATCAACGTGACTCGCGGCGATATGATTGTAAAATCAGGCGAATTGCCAAGAGTCGAAAAAGATATTGAAACCACAGTTTGTTGGATGGACAGTAAAAAATTGGTGGCAGGAACAAAATACATCGTTCAGCACAATACGAACCGCGTTTTGGCAAAAATTGATGCAGTAAAAAACACAATTTCCACTGATTATTCAGGAACAAAAGAAGCGTCACAATTAGCCATCAACGAAATTGGAGAAGTACAGATAAAATTGAGCAAGCCATTATATTTCGATGCGTACAGCGAAAACAAATCGAATGGCGCATTTATATTAATTGATACAGCTACGAACACTACCGCAGGAGTTGGATTTATAAAATAAGTTAATAGTTTATGGTTTGTAGTTCGACATAACTACAAACCATTAACTATAAAAAACAAACACAAACAGAAAATATGCAAAGTTTTAGAACCGAAATAGAAGATCCGATTGTTCAAAAGGACATCATCGATTTAGAAAGAAAAATTGCTTTATTCCGTGAAGGGAAAATTGATGAGGAACGTTTTCGTAGCCTTCGATTGGCGCGTGGTGTTTATGGTCAACGTCAGGAAGGTGTGCAAATGATTCGTATCAAATTGCCTTTCGGAAAAGTAACGAGCGAGCAATTGCATCGAATTTCTGATGTTTCAGATGAATATTCAAGAGGTCGTTTGCATATTACAACCCGTCAAGATATCCAAATTCACTACGTAAGTTTAGACAGAACGCCGGAACTTTGGGCAGAATTAGAAAAAAGCGATATCACGCTTCGTGAAGCTTGTGGGAACACGGTTCGAAACATTACCGCTAGCGAAAATGCAGGAATCGACCCCGAAGAACCTTTCGATGTATCGCCTTATGCTTATGCTTTATTTCAATATCTTTTGAGAAATCCGGTTTGTCAGGAAATGGGACGAAAAGTTAAAATGTCATTTTCATCATCGGACAAGGATACTGCTTTGAGCTATTTGCACGATTTAGGATTTATTCCAAAAATTGTAAATGGCGAAAGAGGTTTCAAAGTAATGTTAGGTGGTGGATTAGGTTCTCAGCCACATCACGCCGAATTGTTATCGGAATTTGTTCCCGCAAACCAAATAATTCCAACCACCGAAGGAATTCTTAGAGTATTTGACCGTCACGGCGAAAGAGCCAAACGTTTGAAAGCCCGTATGAAATTCTTAGTGAAAGATTTGGGGAAAGACGAATTTTTACGATTGGTCGACGAAGAGAAAAAAGCCTTGTCTTGCCAGTCTTTCGAAATAGATACTACCGCTTTTGAAGGGGCAATTCCAGAACCATTATTAGTTGCTCCTAAAGTTGAAATTGCAGATGTTGCCGCTTTCGAAGCTTGGAAAAAAGCGAATGTATTTGCACAGAAACAAGCCGGATATGTTGCCATTGGAATCAAAGTTCCAGTAGGGGATTTTTATACAGACAAAGCCCGATTGTTGGCCGATTTGGTTAAAAATTATGGTGCCAATGAGTTGCGCTTTTCATTACGCCAAAATATTCTTATTCGTAACATAAAAGAAGATAATTTGGTCTTTTTTTACCAAGAATTAGAAAAACTTGGTTTTGTGACTTTAGGATACAATTCGACTGCCGATATTACCGCTTGTCCGGGGACTGATACTTGTAATCTTGGAATTGCAAGTAGTACCGGAATTGCCACCGAACTGGAAAGAGTTTTGGCTGCCGAATATCCGCAATACAATAATAATGCTGACATTACCATAAAAATCAGTGGTTGTATGAATGCTTGTGGCCAACATAATATGGCGCAGATCGGTTTTCAAGGAATGTCAATCAATTCAGGAAAATTGGTCGCTCCGGCGCTTCAGGTGTTGTTAGGAGGAGGAAATTTAGGAAACGGAAATGGAAGATTTGCCGATAAAGTAATCAAAATTCCGAGTCGCCGTGGCCCGGATGCTTTGCGTTTTATTTTAAATGATTTTGAATCGAATGCTAATGGTTTATCCTTTTTAGATTATTACGATGCCAAGGGCGAAAAATACTTTTTCGATTTATTGACACCGCTTGCTAATATTTCTAACCTAACCGACGCTGATTTCGTCGATTGGGGAAATGCAGATAATTATGTAAAAGCAATTGGAGTAGGCGAATGTGCCGGAGTTGTAATCGATTTGGTGGCTACTTTAATTTTCGAAGCCAAAGATAAATTGACGTTCGCAAACGAAGCTTTTGAAGATGGAAAATGGTCAGATGCTATATATTTAGCCTATGCAGGAATTGTTAATGGTGCCAAAGCCTTATTGCTTGCCGAAAATCAAAAAACAAATCACCACGCCGGAATCATCGATTTATTCGATACCGTTTTTGTCGAAACCAAGAAAATTGCCTTGAATTCGTCTTTCAAAGAATTAGTGTATCAAATTAATAAAAACGAACCGTCTGAGGAATTTGCCAAAAAATACATTCTAGAAGGAATTGCTTTTTTTGAAAATATTGAAACGTATAGAGCCAAAGATTTAAAAAATGACTAATACTGACAAATGAATTCGAAATCAACTTTCAATAGTTCTTACTCCCTCCCTTTTGGGAAGGGTCGGGGTGGAGCTAAAGTAACCTTAGTAGGCGCTGGTCCTGGTGATCCAGATTTGCTGACTATCAAAGGCGTGAAAGCTCTTGCTGAAGCTAATGTGGTTTTGTATGATGCTTTGGCAAACGAAGAAATATTGGCGTATGCACCCAAAAAATCCATCAAGATATTTGTTGGAAAAAGAAAAGGTTGTCACGCCTATTCGCAAGATCAAATCAACCAATTGATTGTGGATAATGCGCTCACTTATGGAAATCTAGTGCGACTAAAAGGTGGCGATCCTTTTATTTTTGGTCGTGGAAGCGAAGAGATCGAATATGTGGAGAGTTTCGGAATTCCTACATTTGTGGTTCCCGGAATATCCTCATCGATTGCTGTTCCTGCCAATCAAGGAATTTCTTTGACTAAAAGAGGTGTTTCCGAAAGTTTTTGGGTAATCACAGGCACCACTTCGGATAGAAATTTATCAAAAGATGTATCTTTGGCAGCCCAATCTACGGCAACTGTCGTAATTTTGATGGGAATGAGCAAATTGGAACAAATTGTAGCACTTTTTCAAAACGAATCCAAAGGAGAAACTCCCATTGCGATTATT is part of the Flavobacterium nackdongense genome and encodes:
- a CDS encoding BRO-N domain-containing protein, encoding MQSPNEIKLFEEKKVRTLWSEDKEEWYFSVIDIIESLTESSIPKRYWSDLKKKLLKEGSQLYEKIVQLKFKASDGKRYATDCLETQDVFRLIQSIPSPKAEPFKLWLAQVANERLNEMQDPELTIDRALEQYLNLGYSENWINQRLKSIEIRKELTDEWKRLGLKEGQQFASLTDIITKTWSGKTTKEYKTLKGLKKENLRDNMTNTELILNMLAEASTKDISQAVNPKNFTESATVAKRGGTIAGNARKELEQQTGKKVVTNLNAKTFLEDKKKLL
- a CDS encoding OsmC family protein; this translates as MKVTLKRVNENFHFELKNERGHIVNVDARPDFGGNDMGPSPMELVLMGVAGCSGIDMISILKKQRQEISSFKADVEGVREEVGDAKPFKDIFVVFYLEGNIKENKALTAAQLSFEKYCSVAKTVEPTATIHYKVVLNGVELAKI
- a CDS encoding SMI1/KNR4 family protein — encoded protein: MNSFEEVKKELYKYENLGIEKFENGTILIGKALHIAPLAWLNKIYPVLNEDDILLIENELKTEVPLDYKNFLINFSNGLNIFVATFSLYGLRKVLGRSVEASRQPFSIFTPNSFERPENSKDHYFFIGGYNWDGSNLYIDKQTNKVHYCDRWDATSLFEWNSFDEMIVSEVKRITNLFDEKGVVLDENKYTTPIEIK
- a CDS encoding phosphoadenylyl-sulfate reductase; the protein is MSVSIVNTLLEKTASFSMEETLAFLASEYEGKVVFSTSFGQEDQVITALIAKNDLAINIFTLDTGRLFQETYDVFHKTQKKYKKDIKVYFPEAAAVEKLLEEKGPNSFYDSVENRKECCFIRKVAPLTKALKGNAIWITGLRAEQSENRNSLDLFEYDAHFDIIKFNPLLKWTLEDVQNYIDDNNVPQNALHKQGFVSIGCAPCTRAISEGEDIRAGRWWWESSHKECGLHQK
- a CDS encoding trans-sulfuration enzyme family protein, producing MNEQDFGFETNAIRNQLERTQYLEHSVPLYLTSSFVFEDAEDMRASFADEKDRNIYSRYSNPNTNEFVDKVCQMEGAAAGFAFASGMAAVYSTLAALLNSGDHIVSAGSVFGATHSLFINYFPKWGIETTYFDINKPETIESYIQPNTKILFAESPTNPAVDIIDLELLGTIAKKHNLILIIDNCFATPYLQQPIKWGADLVIHSATKLMDGQGRVLGGITVGDAELIQKIYLFSRLTGPALSPFNAWVLSKSLETLSIRLDRHCENALKVAEFLEQHPNVSLVKYPFLKSHPQYEIAKKQMKLGGNIVAFEIKGGLEAGRAFLDKIKLCSLSPNLGDTRTIVTHPASTTHSKLSVEERLAVSITDGLVRVSVGLETVKDVIADLEQALS
- the thrA gene encoding bifunctional aspartate kinase/homoserine dehydrogenase I → MENKPTTITLQNFTTESGILISSINLSYQVFGQVLNTAPIVLVNHALTGNSQVVGENGWWNNLIGDNKTIDTNKYTILAFNVPGNGFDKTYIENYLDFTARDIARLFLEGIRLLKVKDVFALIGGSVGGGIAWEMIALEPKLTHNFFPIASDWKSTDWLIANCYLQEKILCNSSKPIEDARIHAMLCYRTPESFKEKFQRTSMDSTDSFQVESWLNHHGEKLQKRFQLSAYKMMNQLLKTIDITRGRTSFEELISEVDANIYIIGINSDLFFTANENRETYHEIKKFKHNVFYSEIESQHGHDAFLMEYEQLNNLLDVVFKNKKDKMKILKFGGKSLANGEGINKVLDIIIDKKSKGENIAVVVSARGKATDELEDILTIAAKNGNYKPLLESFKSYQQDGYTVDLSEEFTVLDKLFEGVSLIGDYSEKIKDLVLAQGELLSAKLITAVLNEKGIKSCFADTRELIKTDSHFGDAQPLEQISKKNIVHFFKENNDTVNIITGFIGSNASGDTTTLGRNGSNYSASLIANYLDAEELQNYTHVDGIYTANPELVPDAKKIDRLSFNEANEIANFGATILHAKTIIPLLEKNIPLRILNTFNHENQGTLITSKSNAAGIKTLSVLENVALVNLEGRGLLGKTGVDARIFKVMGDNDISVSIISQGSSERGIGLVVNSNQATKAMIELEKEFENDFYSKDVNKISITDDVSVISIIGQDLSTFHKPYTSLIKNKVVPILFNNTVTGKNVSLVVKKSELNKALNVIHGEIFGVSKKINIAIFGHGLVGGTLINQILESAPSIEKRKDIKLNVFAIANSKNLLLNKNGVSPNWKNEIQTNGFSYTIDDVIAFANENNMENLIAIDNTASATFVENYVKLAENSFDLISSNKVANTLSYKFYKDLRKVLAENQKNYLYETNVGAGLPLIDTIKLLHLSGENITKIKGVFSGTLSYLFNNFSAKDVPFSEILKEAIDNGYTEPDPREDLCGNDVGRKLLILARELDLQNEFEEISIQNLIPEHLREGSVADFLNKLKEFDPIYTKIKEDQEPNHVLRYIGELSGDLQNDKGNLEVKLVSVPSDTALGGLKGSDSFFEIYTESYGDRPIVIQGAGAGSAVTARGVFGDLLRLSEKG
- a CDS encoding RrF2 family transcriptional regulator, which codes for MLSKKTKYGIKALTFLARQKDNTPVQIAEIAKAEHISLKFLESILLLLRHSGFLGAKKGKGGGYYLIKEPKDINMAKVYRILEGPIALLPCASHNFYEKCDDCTDESICAVRKLMMEVRDNTLMILENNSLADIAF